The following coding sequences are from one Clostridioides difficile ATCC 9689 = DSM 1296 window:
- the panB gene encoding 3-methyl-2-oxobutanoate hydroxymethyltransferase — translation MKNTIQTFKNAKYEGKKLSMLTAYDYSIAKIMDECDINGILIGDSLGMVIKGEENTLSVTIDEIIYHTKAVKNGVKNALIVSDMPFLSYHVSIEDAVKNAGRLIKEGGAHAVKLEGGSNVIKQIESIVNAQIPVMGHLGLTPQSVNSFGGFKVQGNTSETARQLIEDAKLIEKAGAFSIVLEGVPTKIAEMVTNSISIPTIGIGAGINCDGQILVYQDMLGMFGDFVPKFVKQYANIGDIMKDSIKNYILEVNTGAFPQEKHSFSINESELEKLY, via the coding sequence ATGAAAAATACCATACAGACTTTTAAGAATGCTAAATATGAAGGAAAAAAACTATCTATGCTTACTGCTTATGACTACTCAATTGCAAAAATAATGGATGAGTGTGATATAAATGGTATTTTAATAGGAGATTCATTAGGAATGGTTATAAAAGGTGAAGAAAACACTCTATCTGTTACCATAGACGAAATTATATATCATACAAAAGCTGTAAAAAATGGTGTTAAAAATGCCTTAATCGTAAGTGATATGCCTTTTCTATCTTACCATGTTTCTATAGAAGATGCAGTTAAAAACGCCGGTAGACTTATAAAAGAAGGAGGAGCTCATGCTGTAAAGTTAGAAGGTGGCTCAAACGTTATAAAGCAAATAGAAAGCATTGTAAATGCTCAAATACCTGTAATGGGGCATTTAGGATTAACTCCTCAATCAGTAAATTCATTTGGTGGGTTTAAGGTTCAAGGAAATACCAGTGAAACAGCAAGACAACTTATTGAAGATGCTAAATTAATAGAAAAAGCAGGTGCATTCTCTATTGTCCTTGAAGGAGTGCCTACGAAAATAGCTGAGATGGTAACTAATTCTATTTCAATTCCTACAATAGGTATAGGGGCAGGAATTAACTGTGATGGACAAATTTTAGTTTATCAAGATATGTTGGGAATGTTTGGAGATTTTGTTCCTAAGTTTGTAAAGCAGTATGCAAATATAGGAGATATAATGAAAGATTCAATTAAAAATTACATCCTAGAAGTTAATACAGGTGCATTTCCACAAGAAAAACACAGCTTTTCAATAAATGAATCTGAGTTAGAAAAATTATACTAA
- a CDS encoding MerR family transcriptional regulator, with protein MEKQYFTTGEFAKLCGISKQTLIFYDKIGIFSPEYKDKNNYRYYSVYQYDTLDILQSLREIGMSLEEIKEYIQNRTPQLCVKMLKEEEKKIREKIKKLRKISSKMQNRINITVEGISKMNSEEIYISKKFEEYLVLSSDLSNMSNSDFMMELIDFTNYCKSKNLYQGYELGVIVSNENIKNGDYLSISSFYLKIDKKIKDKKLYVKPEGMYACIKHIGKYEDSYKSYEKLKKYIYENEYKIIGNSYEESILDFFCESNEDNYMTEISIQVSR; from the coding sequence TTGGAAAAACAGTATTTTACAACAGGTGAATTTGCTAAATTGTGTGGTATATCTAAGCAGACATTAATTTTCTATGACAAAATAGGTATTTTTTCTCCTGAATATAAAGATAAAAATAATTATAGATATTACTCAGTTTATCAATATGATACACTTGATATATTACAATCATTGAGAGAAATAGGAATGAGTTTAGAGGAAATAAAAGAGTATATACAAAATAGAACTCCCCAGCTTTGTGTGAAAATGCTTAAAGAAGAAGAAAAAAAGATAAGAGAAAAAATAAAAAAACTAAGAAAGATAAGTTCTAAGATGCAAAATAGAATAAATATAACAGTTGAAGGAATTTCTAAAATGAATAGTGAAGAAATTTATATATCCAAAAAGTTTGAAGAATATTTAGTTCTATCAAGCGATTTGAGTAATATGAGTAATAGTGATTTTATGATGGAATTAATAGATTTCACCAATTATTGTAAATCGAAAAATTTGTATCAAGGATATGAGTTGGGAGTAATAGTAAGTAATGAAAATATAAAAAATGGGGACTATTTAAGTATATCAAGTTTTTATTTGAAGATAGATAAAAAAATAAAGGATAAAAAGCTATATGTAAAGCCAGAAGGAATGTATGCTTGCATAAAACATATTGGAAAATATGAGGATTCATATAAATCTTACGAAAAATTGAAAAAATATATATATGAAAATGAATATAAAATTATTGGAAATTCGTATGAGGAGAGTATACTTGACTTTTTTTGTGAAAGTAATGAAGATAATTATATGACTGAAATTTCAATCCAAGTATCCAGATAA
- the pdcA gene encoding c-di-GMP phosphodiesterase PdcA produces the protein MNKHNFEVILNQLQINIYVTNIHTNEIIFMNKKMKEEYNILDPEGKVCWQVLYPEKNSTCSFCKVLELLKNDKKGVLIKWYEKCNKLNRVFENYDSLITWQDGTVVHMHQSIDIANSTSLNKPIKINEFHEISNNKEEKGVFNFSRDNFDYNSTLLYDALIRGTDEYIYICNMKTGVFRYSPSQVELFDLPGEIVKNPLVYWKKIVHPEDWNRFYKSNTEIGKNQMDYHTVEFRAKNRSGEYIWLRCRGQLMRDEFGEPSIFAGIMTQLGKQNKIDSLTQLLNYHEFMSVFEDKISNPMIEKLCIVLLDIDDFKNVNEMYDRDFGDNIIKTLAQSVQSILPDNAELYKLDGDEMGILVDNVEENEILTLYNQIQNMIIHLQLWRKYGLNITISAGCVIYPKHGDTVKELYKCASYSLQYAKEHGKNRLVFFSQEILKNKMYSLEMMRDLKASINDDFRGFSLRFQPQVDTESHKIIGVEVLLRWTNDKCKAISPLEFIPILEENDMINIVGAWVLRMALRTFRKWIDYYPFFKVSVNVSAVQILEDTFIEDIVKIIDDENFPYQNLVLELTESHTVQNMSILQFKFKALQDLGIYIAMDDFGTGYSSLEVLKFSPIDIVKIDRVFVKDILKSKFDATFIHFIVAICHDVGIKVCLEGVETQEEYDLVKQIKPDYIQGYLFGKPQTATEIFDLLKLDN, from the coding sequence ATGAACAAACATAATTTTGAAGTTATATTAAATCAACTACAGATTAATATATATGTTACAAATATTCATACTAATGAAATTATTTTTATGAACAAAAAAATGAAAGAAGAATATAATATTTTAGATCCAGAAGGAAAAGTTTGTTGGCAAGTATTATATCCTGAAAAAAATTCTACTTGTAGTTTTTGTAAAGTTTTAGAATTATTAAAGAATGATAAAAAAGGAGTATTAATAAAGTGGTATGAAAAATGTAATAAGTTAAATCGTGTTTTTGAAAATTATGATAGTTTAATTACATGGCAAGATGGCACAGTTGTTCATATGCATCAATCAATAGATATTGCAAACTCAACAAGCTTAAATAAACCAATTAAGATTAATGAATTTCATGAAATATCAAATAATAAAGAAGAAAAAGGAGTTTTTAATTTTTCAAGAGACAATTTTGATTATAATTCTACATTGCTTTACGATGCTTTGATTAGAGGTACAGATGAATATATATACATTTGCAATATGAAAACAGGCGTATTTCGATATTCACCATCACAAGTTGAATTATTTGACTTACCAGGAGAAATTGTTAAAAATCCGCTTGTTTACTGGAAAAAAATTGTACATCCAGAAGACTGGAATCGTTTTTATAAGTCAAACACTGAAATAGGTAAAAACCAGATGGATTATCATACAGTGGAATTTAGGGCTAAAAATCGTAGTGGAGAATATATATGGTTAAGATGTAGAGGTCAACTAATGCGTGATGAATTTGGAGAGCCAAGTATTTTTGCAGGAATAATGACGCAATTAGGTAAACAAAATAAGATTGATTCATTGACACAGTTACTGAATTATCATGAATTTATGAGTGTATTTGAAGATAAAATTTCAAATCCTATGATTGAAAAATTATGCATAGTATTATTAGATATTGACGATTTTAAAAATGTTAATGAGATGTATGATAGGGATTTTGGAGATAATATAATAAAAACACTAGCACAGTCTGTACAATCTATTTTACCAGATAATGCTGAACTTTATAAACTTGATGGGGACGAAATGGGCATTCTTGTTGATAATGTTGAAGAAAATGAAATTCTAACTCTATATAATCAAATACAGAATATGATTATACACCTTCAACTATGGAGAAAATATGGATTAAATATAACAATTTCTGCTGGTTGTGTAATATATCCAAAACATGGAGATACAGTAAAAGAACTTTATAAGTGTGCTAGTTACTCTTTACAATATGCGAAAGAGCATGGTAAAAACAGGCTTGTTTTTTTCTCCCAAGAAATATTAAAAAATAAAATGTATTCATTAGAAATGATGCGGGATTTAAAGGCATCAATTAATGATGATTTTAGGGGGTTTAGTCTTCGATTCCAGCCACAAGTAGATACAGAAAGTCATAAAATAATAGGTGTAGAAGTTCTTTTAAGGTGGACTAATGACAAATGCAAAGCAATTTCTCCTTTGGAATTTATTCCAATATTAGAAGAAAATGATATGATAAATATTGTAGGGGCTTGGGTGCTTCGAATGGCATTACGTACTTTTAGGAAATGGATTGATTACTATCCTTTTTTTAAAGTGAGTGTAAACGTTTCAGCTGTTCAAATATTAGAAGACACATTTATTGAAGATATAGTAAAAATTATAGATGATGAAAATTTTCCTTATCAAAATCTTGTTTTAGAATTGACAGAAAGTCATACAGTACAAAATATGAGTATTTTACAGTTTAAATTTAAGGCTTTACAAGATTTAGGAATTTATATTGCTATGGATGATTTTGGTACTGGATACTCGTCTCTAGAAGTTTTAAAATTTTCTCCAATAGATATAGTGAAAATTGATAGAGTATTTGTTAAAGATATATTAAAGAGTAAGTTTGATGCTACATTTATACATTTTATTGTTGCAATTTGTCATGATGTAGGAATAAAAGTATGTTTAGAAGGTGTAGAAACACAAGAAGAGTATGATTTAGTTAAACAAATAAAGCCAGATTACATACAAGGATATTTATTTGGAAAACCGCAGACAGCAACAGAAATCTTTGACCTTTTAAAGCTAGATAATTAA
- the panC gene encoding pantoate--beta-alanine ligase: MLVKEIKLLRNIIKDWRKHGYSIGLVTTMGFLHEGHQSLIKKAIKENDKVVVSVFVNPTQFGPNEDFNSYPRDIDKDFKYCMDSGATVVFNPSPEEMYLKGNCTTINVSGLTDFLCGAKRPVHFGGVCLVVSKFLNIVTPDKAYFGEKDAQQLAVIKRMVKDLNIDTEIIGCPIIRENDGLAKSSRNTYLSEEERKSALILNKSLSLAKEELVKGNLNPENIKELITAKINSEHLAKIDYVEIVDSETLQPVKQIEHSILVAIAVFIGKTRLIDNFTFELNI; the protein is encoded by the coding sequence ATGCTTGTAAAAGAAATTAAATTACTAAGAAATATAATCAAAGATTGGAGAAAACATGGCTATTCTATAGGGCTTGTTACAACAATGGGATTTTTACATGAAGGACACCAAAGTCTTATAAAAAAAGCTATAAAAGAAAATGATAAAGTAGTAGTGAGTGTATTTGTAAATCCAACTCAATTTGGACCAAATGAAGATTTTAATAGCTATCCAAGAGATATAGATAAAGATTTTAAATATTGTATGGATAGTGGAGCAACAGTAGTCTTTAACCCATCACCAGAAGAAATGTATTTAAAAGGTAATTGTACTACCATTAATGTTTCTGGACTTACAGATTTTCTTTGTGGAGCTAAAAGACCTGTTCATTTTGGAGGTGTCTGCCTAGTTGTTTCAAAGTTTCTAAATATAGTAACACCTGATAAAGCTTATTTTGGAGAGAAGGATGCCCAACAATTAGCTGTAATTAAAAGAATGGTCAAGGATTTAAACATAGATACAGAAATAATAGGCTGTCCTATAATTCGTGAAAATGATGGATTAGCAAAAAGTTCGAGAAATACATATCTCTCTGAGGAAGAACGAAAATCTGCTCTAATATTAAATAAGAGCTTAAGTTTAGCAAAAGAAGAATTAGTAAAAGGCAATCTAAATCCAGAGAATATAAAAGAATTAATAACAGCTAAAATAAATTCTGAACACTTAGCAAAAATAGACTATGTTGAAATTGTAGATAGTGAGACATTACAACCTGTTAAGCAAATAGAACATTCTATACTTGTGGCAATTGCTGTGTTTATAGGAAAAACCAGACTAATTGATAATTTTACATTTGAGTTAAATATATAA
- a CDS encoding DUF2935 domain-containing protein → MIDNQKYVILSLELHLFFSRIMKEHALFLEAGFTNKNYNLAMEADHYKKQFEDLLSYTVSASNGIIRPDILYSEELVTTLTSVAEQKTEEFTGIEINKNITTRELNLQSGVNPQVGQDLVNYVAQLNSDAIRLLDGLINFKERVLDGVLSCTIFTSNYPLLLEHIIHEANLYRSYVVDLENKIDIESKNAKEIELFWDHIMMEHALFMRGLLDPSEGELINTSNDFAIKFNELIEKTNEMTDSNIKNITEETLNETVEFKDFKEAGASGIEQCKIKSIILPLLADHVLREANHYIRILESYKNM, encoded by the coding sequence ATGATAGATAATCAAAAATATGTTATTTTATCACTAGAATTACATTTATTTTTTTCAAGAATTATGAAAGAGCATGCTCTTTTTTTAGAAGCAGGATTCACAAATAAAAATTATAATCTTGCTATGGAAGCTGACCACTATAAAAAGCAATTTGAAGATTTATTATCATACACTGTTAGTGCTAGTAATGGTATAATTAGACCTGATATATTATATTCAGAAGAGCTTGTAACTACTCTCACATCAGTTGCAGAACAAAAAACAGAAGAGTTTACAGGGATAGAAATAAACAAAAACATCACTACAAGAGAATTAAATCTACAAAGTGGTGTAAACCCACAAGTTGGTCAAGACTTAGTGAACTATGTAGCTCAACTTAACTCTGATGCAATAAGATTACTTGATGGGCTTATTAATTTTAAAGAAAGAGTCTTAGATGGTGTACTATCATGTACTATATTTACATCAAACTACCCTCTACTTCTTGAACATATAATACATGAAGCAAATTTATATCGTTCTTATGTAGTTGACCTTGAAAATAAAATAGATATTGAGTCAAAAAACGCTAAAGAAATAGAATTATTCTGGGACCATATTATGATGGAACATGCTCTGTTTATGAGAGGATTACTAGACCCCTCAGAAGGTGAACTAATAAATACTTCAAATGATTTTGCTATAAAATTTAATGAATTAATTGAAAAAACAAACGAAATGACTGATTCTAATATCAAGAACATTACAGAAGAAACTCTAAATGAAACTGTTGAGTTTAAAGATTTTAAAGAAGCAGGAGCATCAGGAATAGAACAGTGTAAGATAAAATCTATAATATTACCACTTTTAGCAGACCATGTTTTAAGAGAGGCAAATCATTATATTAGAATATTGGAGAGTTATAAAAACATGTAA